One stretch of Rosistilla oblonga DNA includes these proteins:
- a CDS encoding PQQ-binding-like beta-propeller repeat protein produces the protein MKNIRCLALLVLSSCLFLSSLGSAADRSADRQWSEFRGPTGDGHSPDANVPVQWDASSILWQTDLPVLGHSSPVMWDDKIFLTGAVQKGSAVERHVMCVDRRSGKLLWDTPVALGAGEQIHKMNNWGSPSCATDGTCVAAFFGPGGLHCLDMNGKPLWSRELGSFPGVWGIGASPIFVGDTIVQNCDAQGASYLVAVDKQTGQDRWRQPRADTPRGGWSTPLLSVTPEGAELLLNGEFGINAYNPQTGQPLWNCRGFNGRGTPMPVVGNGLVYVVNGKAGDVYAVRSGGRGDVTETHMAWHTPRRGGRDLPSPILVGDTLVAVGMAGVVTGYDAHDGTVLFKQRLGGNYSGSPILAGGLVYMLSDTGEVNVLKIGRKMEIVSRNRVGSGSDEIFRSSPTTAPGMLLIRSDRRLYCIAAK, from the coding sequence ATGAAAAATATCCGCTGTCTTGCATTGCTGGTTCTCAGCAGTTGCCTGTTCCTGAGCTCCCTTGGATCGGCTGCCGATCGGTCTGCGGATCGCCAATGGAGCGAATTCCGTGGCCCCACCGGCGACGGGCACAGTCCCGATGCCAACGTTCCGGTCCAGTGGGATGCCAGTTCGATCCTGTGGCAGACCGATTTGCCCGTTCTCGGCCATTCGTCTCCCGTGATGTGGGACGACAAGATTTTCTTGACCGGTGCGGTCCAGAAAGGCAGCGCGGTCGAGCGACATGTGATGTGTGTCGATCGCCGTTCGGGGAAGCTGCTGTGGGACACGCCCGTCGCGCTTGGTGCGGGGGAACAGATTCACAAGATGAACAACTGGGGCTCGCCTAGTTGTGCCACCGACGGCACCTGCGTCGCCGCCTTCTTTGGTCCGGGCGGTCTGCATTGCTTGGACATGAACGGCAAACCGCTCTGGTCGCGCGAACTGGGCAGCTTTCCGGGCGTTTGGGGAATTGGTGCTTCGCCGATCTTTGTCGGCGATACCATCGTTCAGAATTGCGATGCGCAGGGAGCCTCTTATCTTGTAGCCGTCGACAAACAGACGGGGCAGGATCGCTGGCGGCAACCGCGAGCCGATACGCCTCGAGGTGGTTGGAGTACGCCGCTGCTGTCGGTCACGCCCGAAGGGGCCGAACTGCTGCTGAACGGTGAATTTGGAATCAATGCCTACAATCCCCAAACCGGCCAACCACTGTGGAACTGTCGCGGGTTCAACGGTCGCGGCACGCCGATGCCTGTCGTGGGCAACGGGCTGGTTTACGTGGTCAATGGAAAAGCGGGAGACGTTTACGCAGTCCGCTCGGGCGGCAGAGGGGATGTCACCGAAACGCATATGGCGTGGCATACGCCTCGCCGCGGCGGACGCGATCTCCCATCGCCGATTCTCGTTGGTGATACGCTGGTCGCAGTTGGAATGGCGGGCGTCGTCACCGGATACGACGCACACGATGGGACCGTATTGTTCAAGCAACGGTTGGGAGGAAATTATTCGGGTTCCCCGATTCTCGCTGGCGGATTGGTCTACATGCTCAGCGATACGGGGGAGGTGAACGTCTTGAAGATCGGCCGCAAGATGGAGATCGTCAGTCGCAATCGAGTCGGTTCGGGCAGCGACGAGATCTTCCGCTCCTCACCGACCACCGCTCCCGGAATGCTCCTGATCCGCAGCGACCGCCGCCTCTATTGCATCGCCGCAAAATAA
- a CDS encoding sirohydrochlorin chelatase, whose protein sequence is MQACTRPGYLLIGHGTRDLDGTKEFLQLGAVLGQLLAPAPVEACFLELQQPTIGEAWQRMVASNVDGIYAVPLLLFAAGHAKRDIPEELQAACDAAIGGRRGLPFVQTPPLQCHPKLLELSAIRAQQAIDAAGGVDLARTALVMVGRGSLDDGATAEMYRFSELRGQSLRPAVVRTGFVAMARPDLASVLDEVAQLPEIDTIVVQPHLLFQGDLNQRVVQMIDAAADRHGDRRWIAVDRLGPDPRLAQALIELAAEID, encoded by the coding sequence ATGCAAGCTTGCACGCGGCCGGGGTATCTGTTGATAGGCCATGGAACGCGGGACCTCGACGGGACGAAGGAGTTCTTACAGCTGGGAGCGGTGCTGGGGCAACTGCTCGCTCCGGCACCTGTCGAAGCCTGTTTCTTGGAGCTGCAGCAGCCGACGATCGGCGAGGCGTGGCAGCGGATGGTCGCATCAAATGTCGACGGCATCTATGCGGTGCCGTTGCTCTTGTTCGCTGCGGGGCACGCCAAGCGGGACATCCCCGAGGAGTTGCAGGCGGCTTGCGATGCGGCAATCGGCGGGAGGCGTGGGCTGCCGTTTGTGCAGACGCCGCCGTTGCAGTGCCATCCCAAATTGTTGGAGCTGTCGGCGATCCGAGCTCAGCAGGCGATCGATGCAGCGGGCGGAGTCGATCTGGCGCGGACGGCGCTGGTGATGGTCGGCCGCGGCAGTCTGGACGACGGCGCAACGGCAGAGATGTATCGCTTCAGCGAATTGCGTGGTCAATCGCTGCGGCCGGCAGTTGTTCGCACAGGGTTTGTGGCGATGGCACGGCCCGATCTCGCTTCGGTGTTGGACGAAGTCGCTCAGCTTCCCGAGATCGATACGATCGTGGTCCAGCCGCACCTGCTGTTTCAGGGCGATCTGAACCAACGCGTAGTGCAGATGATCGATGCGGCTGCGGATCGGCATGGGGATCGACGCTGGATTGCGGTCGATCGACTAGGGCCCGACCCGCGGTTGGCTCAGGCACTGATCGAATTGGCTGCAGAAATCGACTGA
- a CDS encoding platelet-activating factor acetylhydrolase IB subunit, with amino-acid sequence MSLRRMTSVSCFLIAAMLTSVASAQATATKHDAITPVPRSGNWVKRHESMNARVAKGNVDLVFIGDSITQGWEGRGKKVWADFYGDRNAVNLGIGGDRTQHVMWRLDNGNLEGISPKLAVVMIGTNNSGRNKPEEIAEGVTAIIHQLREKTPETKILLLATFPRGATPADVKRQANETSNATVAKLADNKNIFFLDIGDKFLADDGTLSKEIMPDLLHLSEQGYTIWAESIEPSVSKLMGE; translated from the coding sequence ATGTCCTTGCGAAGAATGACCTCCGTTTCCTGTTTCCTGATCGCTGCGATGCTGACTTCGGTAGCGAGCGCTCAAGCCACCGCAACCAAGCACGATGCGATCACTCCCGTGCCGCGCAGCGGGAATTGGGTGAAGCGTCACGAATCGATGAACGCTCGCGTTGCCAAGGGGAACGTCGACCTCGTCTTCATCGGCGACTCGATCACTCAAGGCTGGGAAGGCCGCGGCAAGAAGGTCTGGGCCGACTTCTACGGCGATCGAAACGCTGTCAATCTGGGCATCGGAGGCGATCGCACGCAGCACGTCATGTGGCGGTTGGACAATGGCAACTTGGAAGGGATCTCGCCCAAGTTGGCGGTTGTCATGATCGGCACCAACAACTCCGGCCGCAACAAGCCCGAAGAGATCGCCGAAGGCGTCACTGCGATCATTCACCAATTGCGTGAGAAGACTCCCGAAACGAAGATCCTGTTGCTGGCGACCTTCCCCCGCGGTGCGACGCCAGCCGATGTGAAGCGTCAAGCGAACGAAACCAGCAACGCGACCGTCGCTAAGCTGGCTGACAACAAGAACATTTTCTTCTTGGATATCGGTGACAAATTCCTCGCCGATGACGGTACGCTTTCCAAGGAGATCATGCCCGACCTGCTACACTTGAGCGAACAGGGCTACACGATTTGGGCTGAATCGATCGAGCCGAGCGTCAGCAAACTGATGGGCGAATAG
- a CDS encoding PfkB family carbohydrate kinase, with translation MLFDNFPDGQSILGGAPFNVAWNLQGFGMEPEFVSAIGDDDAGRRITERMQAWQMSTTGMQTNEHPTGEVQVQFQDGQPSYEIVPDRAFDFLKMPEFPVTSSGFALLYLGSLASRNAVSRDTIRQIIAESDLPRFVDINIRQPWFEKKWLHTLLHGAHWVKLSDEELSELTDTPCKTADEIRAGAQRLGVEYGGENFFVTCGSRGAYAITGGELIVADAPTPNPMRDTVGAGDAFAATTIYGLLSGWDLQRTIRTATRFASRVCGLTGATSDDATLYQSVNDGLAT, from the coding sequence GTGCTGTTTGATAACTTTCCCGATGGCCAGTCAATCTTGGGCGGGGCTCCGTTCAACGTGGCTTGGAATCTGCAAGGCTTTGGAATGGAGCCGGAGTTTGTCTCGGCGATCGGCGACGACGATGCGGGACGGCGGATTACCGAGCGGATGCAAGCGTGGCAGATGTCGACCACTGGGATGCAAACCAACGAGCACCCGACCGGCGAAGTTCAGGTGCAGTTTCAAGATGGCCAACCGTCGTATGAGATCGTCCCGGACCGGGCGTTCGATTTCTTGAAGATGCCCGAGTTTCCTGTCACCTCGTCCGGGTTTGCCCTGTTGTATCTCGGCAGCTTGGCCAGCCGGAATGCCGTCAGCCGCGACACGATCCGGCAGATCATCGCCGAAAGCGACCTGCCGCGGTTTGTCGACATCAACATCCGCCAGCCATGGTTCGAGAAGAAGTGGCTGCACACGCTGCTGCACGGAGCGCATTGGGTCAAGTTGAGCGATGAAGAGCTTTCGGAATTAACCGACACGCCCTGCAAGACCGCCGACGAAATCCGTGCGGGCGCGCAGCGTTTGGGTGTCGAATATGGCGGGGAGAACTTCTTTGTCACCTGCGGCTCGCGCGGCGCCTACGCTATCACCGGCGGTGAATTGATCGTCGCCGACGCCCCCACTCCCAATCCGATGCGTGACACCGTTGGTGCGGGAGACGCCTTTGCCGCGACGACCATTTACGGTCTATTGAGCGGATGGGATTTGCAACGCACAATCCGTACCGCAACGCGTTTCGCATCGCGTGTCTGTGGGCTCACTGGGGCAACCTCCGACGATGCGACCCTGTACCAATCGGTGAACGATGGACTGGCTACTTGA
- a CDS encoding ceramidase domain-containing protein — protein MDWLLEPARMQFCERTLDGPIKHPADTWTNIGPLVAGIFILIYANRPLERLLGVAAIWTGLASGYFHASNTILGETLDLSGMFMFILSIAALQQHRSDPNRPGQRLLIAIVLVGSLILTVLSSFSTAFASPMFAVIVVIVVARGLYDSMLTRWAYAMVITFLIAWGFWWLDFMHIVCHPDNHILTGHGLWHLLNGVVFWCAFRHYQSTMPDPATELAEDRQQGD, from the coding sequence ATGGACTGGCTACTTGAACCCGCCCGGATGCAGTTTTGTGAACGGACGCTCGACGGACCGATCAAACATCCGGCCGACACGTGGACCAACATCGGTCCGCTGGTCGCCGGCATCTTTATCCTGATCTACGCCAACCGCCCGTTGGAACGACTGCTGGGAGTCGCCGCGATCTGGACCGGCCTCGCGTCGGGCTACTTCCACGCATCCAACACGATCCTTGGCGAGACCTTGGATCTCAGCGGGATGTTCATGTTCATCTTGAGCATCGCCGCGCTGCAACAACACCGCAGCGATCCCAATCGGCCGGGGCAACGGCTGCTGATCGCGATCGTTCTGGTCGGCTCGCTTATCCTGACCGTTCTCTCTTCGTTTTCGACAGCCTTTGCCAGCCCGATGTTTGCCGTGATCGTGGTGATCGTGGTCGCTCGCGGCCTGTACGACAGCATGCTCACCCGCTGGGCCTACGCGATGGTGATCACGTTTCTGATCGCCTGGGGCTTCTGGTGGTTGGACTTTATGCACATCGTCTGCCATCCCGACAACCACATCCTGACCGGCCATGGACTCTGGCATCTGCTCAACGGTGTCGTCTTCTGGTGTGCCTTCCGACACTACCAAAGCACGATGCCAGATCCAGCGACCGAATTAGCGGAAGATCGGCAGCAAGGCGATTAG
- a CDS encoding sugar phosphate isomerase/epimerase family protein, producing the protein MARPVTLFTGQWADLGIQDLARMCSEFGYDGIELACWGDHFEVDRANAEDDYCAKKRELLDSHGLQCLAISAHLVGQAVCDIIDQRHQLILPSYVWGDGDPAGVNERAIEELKQTARAAQKMGVSVVNGFTGSSIWHLLYSFPPVSAQMIDDGFKLFADRFNPILDVFAECGVKFALEVHPTEIAFDIHTAQRALEALDHRPEFGFNFDPSHLIWQGMDPEKFIRAFPDRIYHVHVKDAIVKLDGTSGILSSHINFGDHRRGWDFRSPGRGGVNFEEIIRALNDIDYQGPLSIEWEDSGMERCFGATEACKFTKELDFAPSGRAFDQAFEDGNA; encoded by the coding sequence ATGGCCCGACCAGTCACTCTTTTCACAGGCCAATGGGCCGACCTTGGCATTCAAGACCTGGCTCGCATGTGCAGCGAGTTCGGATACGACGGCATCGAACTTGCCTGCTGGGGCGACCACTTCGAAGTCGACCGCGCCAACGCCGAGGACGACTACTGTGCGAAGAAACGCGAATTGCTGGACAGCCACGGCCTGCAATGCTTGGCGATCAGCGCTCACTTGGTCGGCCAAGCCGTTTGCGACATCATCGACCAACGCCACCAATTGATCCTGCCCAGCTATGTCTGGGGCGATGGCGATCCAGCCGGCGTCAACGAACGCGCGATCGAAGAACTGAAGCAGACCGCGCGGGCGGCGCAGAAGATGGGCGTCAGCGTCGTCAACGGATTCACCGGATCGAGCATCTGGCATCTGCTGTATTCGTTCCCTCCCGTGTCGGCTCAAATGATCGACGACGGTTTTAAGCTGTTCGCCGATCGCTTCAATCCGATCCTGGACGTCTTCGCCGAGTGTGGTGTTAAGTTTGCATTGGAGGTTCATCCGACCGAGATCGCATTCGACATCCACACCGCTCAGCGAGCCCTCGAAGCGTTGGATCACCGTCCCGAGTTCGGATTCAATTTCGATCCGAGCCACTTGATCTGGCAGGGCATGGATCCTGAAAAGTTCATCCGCGCGTTCCCCGACCGGATCTACCACGTTCACGTCAAAGACGCGATCGTCAAGCTGGACGGCACATCGGGCATCCTGTCGAGCCACATCAACTTTGGCGATCATCGTCGCGGTTGGGATTTCCGATCGCCAGGTCGCGGCGGCGTCAACTTCGAAGAGATCATCCGCGCGTTGAACGACATCGATTACCAAGGACCGCTGTCGATCGAATGGGAAGACAGCGGCATGGAACGCTGCTTCGGAGCGACCGAAGCTTGCAAGTTCACCAAAGAGTTGGACTTTGCTCCCAGCGGACGCGCGTTCGATCAAGCGTTTGAAGACGGCAACGCGTAG